A single genomic interval of Flavihumibacter rivuli harbors:
- a CDS encoding outer membrane beta-barrel protein, giving the protein MRSLLLSLVTLLTVSFVSAQTVLKPTAGLNFTDWSKDEGGTVKSKTGWQIGLSAEIGKKIYFEPGLYYVGKKTEVSVIDQETELNFDADVNGIRVPLAVGIRLLGDQKTAVQLRGFGGVSGFFITSVGDELDEDAIEKTNWGLFAGAGVDIWKIFIDLSYEWSLTNVQKDVEAIDVGKARSLYIQAGLRLNIGK; this is encoded by the coding sequence ATGAGATCACTCCTGCTTTCATTGGTAACACTGCTTACCGTATCATTCGTTTCAGCCCAAACCGTATTAAAGCCGACAGCTGGTTTGAATTTTACTGATTGGTCCAAGGATGAGGGCGGTACCGTCAAGTCCAAGACCGGATGGCAGATCGGATTAAGCGCTGAGATTGGAAAGAAAATTTATTTTGAGCCTGGTTTGTATTACGTTGGTAAGAAAACGGAAGTTTCTGTCATAGACCAGGAAACAGAACTGAATTTTGATGCTGATGTTAACGGTATCCGTGTGCCCCTTGCCGTGGGTATCCGTTTATTAGGTGATCAGAAGACCGCTGTCCAGTTAAGGGGTTTTGGCGGGGTTTCCGGGTTTTTCATCACTAGTGTTGGTGATGAGCTGGATGAAGATGCTATAGAGAAAACAAACTGGGGCCTGTTTGCAGGAGCTGGTGTTGATATCTGGAAAATTTTCATTGACCTTTCTTATGAGTGGTCGTTAACGAATGTCCAAAAGGATGTCGAAGCCATTGATGTTGGAAAGGCCAGGTCCCTTTATATCCAGGCTGGTTTACGCCTGAATATTGGGAAATGA
- the metG gene encoding methionine--tRNA ligase: MNQPKRYLITAALPYANGLKHIGHLAGAYLPADIYVRYLRAQKRDVVFVCGSDEHGTAIPIQAMKEGSTPQAIIDKYHGIIRENFQDLSISFDIYHRTSSPIHHETSQEFFTMLNNAGELETRETEQYYDEAAKTFLADRYIKGTCPKCGFNGAYGDQCEKCGTSLSPDELINPISTLSGQPPVKKKTTHWYLPLNKHEDFLRNWILGEHKEDWRANVVGQCKSWIDGGLQPRAVTRDLDWGIKVPLPEAEGKVLYVWFDAPIGYISATKQWAIDNDKNWEPYWQDKDTKLVHFIGKDNIVFHCIIFPVMLKLHGNILPDNVPSNEFLNLEGDKMSTSRNWKLDMQDYIDDFVKKENGGPQLVDALRYYLTQIAPETKDSEFIWKGFQDAVNSELVAIFGNFVNRAFVLMHKLTSGKVPPLHEHLLDEKDKGMLQEFSSTKERVEQLLEQYKFREAQFEVIDLARKGNRYMQEKEPWIKAKQVDENGKVLPAAQALIDNCMHISLQLCANLAILINPFLPNTARKMLHMMKVVEKMLDWENAGKTKLLSVGYSLRAPELLFRKIEDVEIQEQVEKLKANSQATLAAASTEQPAAESNPPAAIKESPVKPEIVFDDFAKIDLKVGTIQAAEKVEKADKLLKLSVDLGFETRTIVSGIALHFKPEEIVGKQVVVVTNLAPRKMRGIESNGMILMAEDSKGKLHFVRPENIINPGAGVS, translated from the coding sequence ATGAATCAACCAAAAAGATACCTGATCACCGCGGCACTGCCCTATGCCAACGGATTGAAACATATTGGTCACCTGGCAGGTGCTTATCTTCCGGCGGATATCTATGTCCGTTACCTCCGGGCACAGAAAAGGGATGTAGTATTTGTCTGTGGCTCTGACGAGCATGGTACGGCTATTCCCATCCAGGCCATGAAGGAAGGCAGTACCCCCCAGGCCATTATCGACAAATACCATGGGATCATCAGGGAGAACTTCCAGGACCTGAGCATTTCCTTTGATATTTACCACAGGACCAGCTCCCCCATCCACCACGAAACCTCGCAGGAATTCTTCACCATGTTGAATAATGCAGGCGAGCTGGAGACCAGGGAAACTGAACAATACTATGATGAGGCAGCCAAAACCTTCCTTGCGGATCGCTATATTAAAGGCACCTGTCCCAAATGCGGGTTCAACGGAGCCTATGGCGACCAGTGTGAAAAATGTGGGACTTCACTGAGTCCGGACGAATTGATCAACCCGATCAGTACCCTCAGCGGCCAGCCCCCGGTGAAAAAGAAGACCACCCATTGGTACCTTCCACTCAACAAGCATGAAGACTTCCTGCGGAACTGGATCCTGGGGGAACACAAAGAAGATTGGCGGGCCAATGTTGTTGGGCAATGTAAAAGCTGGATAGATGGCGGCCTGCAACCGAGGGCAGTTACCCGCGACCTGGATTGGGGGATCAAGGTACCACTCCCGGAAGCGGAGGGGAAAGTGCTGTATGTCTGGTTCGACGCACCAATCGGTTATATAAGCGCCACCAAGCAATGGGCGATCGATAATGATAAGAACTGGGAACCCTATTGGCAGGATAAGGATACTAAACTGGTTCATTTCATCGGGAAGGATAATATTGTATTCCATTGCATCATCTTCCCTGTAATGCTGAAGCTGCATGGCAATATCCTGCCCGACAATGTCCCCAGTAATGAGTTCCTGAACCTTGAAGGTGACAAAATGAGCACCAGCCGGAACTGGAAGCTCGATATGCAGGACTATATTGATGATTTCGTGAAGAAGGAGAATGGTGGTCCCCAATTGGTGGACGCCCTTCGTTATTACCTGACCCAGATAGCACCCGAGACCAAGGACAGCGAGTTCATCTGGAAAGGCTTCCAGGATGCAGTGAACAGCGAGTTAGTGGCCATCTTCGGCAATTTCGTGAACCGTGCATTTGTCCTGATGCATAAACTCACCTCCGGAAAAGTTCCGCCACTGCATGAACACCTGTTGGATGAGAAGGATAAGGGCATGCTGCAAGAGTTCTCCTCAACCAAAGAAAGGGTTGAGCAGCTGCTGGAACAATACAAGTTCCGCGAGGCACAGTTCGAAGTGATCGACCTTGCCCGTAAAGGCAACCGCTATATGCAGGAAAAAGAGCCCTGGATCAAGGCCAAGCAAGTAGATGAAAACGGGAAAGTATTGCCCGCTGCGCAAGCCCTGATTGATAATTGCATGCACATCAGCCTGCAGTTATGCGCCAACCTGGCTATCCTCATCAACCCCTTCCTGCCCAATACGGCCAGGAAAATGCTGCACATGATGAAAGTGGTGGAAAAGATGCTGGATTGGGAAAACGCAGGCAAGACCAAATTGCTCAGTGTGGGTTATAGCCTTAGGGCCCCGGAATTGTTATTCAGAAAAATAGAGGACGTGGAAATACAAGAACAAGTAGAAAAATTAAAAGCCAATAGCCAGGCTACCCTTGCCGCCGCATCAACAGAACAGCCGGCCGCAGAATCTAATCCCCCCGCAGCAATCAAGGAAAGTCCCGTGAAACCTGAGATCGTGTTTGACGACTTCGCCAAGATCGACCTGAAAGTGGGAACTATCCAGGCTGCTGAAAAAGTGGAAAAGGCAGACAAGCTCCTGAAGTTGTCCGTAGACCTGGGCTTTGAAACCCGCACCATTGTTAGTGGAATTGCCTTGCACTTCAAACCGGAAGAGATCGTAGGCAAGCAGGTGGTAGTAGTAACCAATCTCGCACCGAGGAAGATGAGGGGCATCGAAAGCAATGGAATGATCCTGATGGCAGAAGACAGCAAGGGCAAATTGCATTTTGTTCGACCCGAAAATATAATCAACCCGGGAGCGGGAGTAAGCTAA
- a CDS encoding S66 peptidase family protein, whose product MKRKDFIGNGLLLGLGLPLVSSSPEPELPGKQPPFLKPGDTIAITSPAGFVTLEEVIPAVRQMESWGLNVRLGSTIGKKDGTFGGTDEERAADFEVLLKDPTVSAIMCARGGYGFVRIIDRIDFGHLRRHPKWLIGFSDITVLHNHVNRHYGIATLHSKMCNSFPTDWNAAEPIQMETILSIKRAIMGEHLLYTAPAHPQNKQGRAEGVLVGGNLRILENLAGSASDIHTRGKILFVEDTGEYLYSIDRMFWNLKRSGKLEHLAALVVGGFKVKPAEKPEEEFGKNLVEIVLEKMEDCSYPVCFDFPVGHQKNNFALKCGLRHQLQVTEIGTTLREIK is encoded by the coding sequence ATGAAACGCAAGGATTTTATTGGAAACGGGCTATTGTTGGGCCTTGGACTGCCTCTGGTCAGCAGCTCCCCTGAACCTGAACTCCCGGGGAAGCAGCCTCCTTTCCTTAAGCCTGGGGATACTATTGCCATTACCTCTCCTGCCGGATTCGTGACCCTTGAAGAAGTGATCCCGGCAGTCAGGCAAATGGAATCATGGGGGCTTAATGTTCGACTGGGAAGCACCATTGGTAAGAAAGATGGGACTTTTGGCGGTACGGATGAAGAAAGGGCCGCCGACTTTGAGGTATTACTGAAAGATCCCACTGTTAGCGCCATAATGTGTGCAAGGGGTGGCTATGGCTTTGTCCGGATCATTGACCGGATCGATTTTGGGCACCTTCGCCGCCATCCGAAATGGCTTATTGGGTTTTCTGATATTACAGTTTTGCATAACCACGTGAACCGGCATTATGGTATCGCGACCCTCCATTCCAAGATGTGCAATAGCTTCCCCACAGACTGGAATGCAGCTGAGCCGATCCAGATGGAGACCATCCTGTCTATCAAGCGGGCCATCATGGGCGAGCACCTGTTGTATACAGCGCCGGCCCATCCGCAGAATAAGCAGGGTAGGGCAGAAGGGGTATTGGTTGGAGGAAACCTGAGGATTTTGGAAAACCTTGCCGGTTCTGCTTCGGATATCCATACCCGTGGGAAGATCCTTTTTGTGGAGGATACGGGAGAATATCTATACAGTATTGACCGGATGTTTTGGAACCTGAAGCGTTCCGGGAAGTTGGAGCATCTTGCCGCCTTGGTAGTGGGGGGCTTTAAGGTCAAGCCTGCTGAGAAGCCGGAAGAAGAATTTGGGAAGAACCTGGTGGAAATTGTACTGGAGAAGATGGAGGATTGTTCCTATCCGGTATGCTTTGATTTTCCGGTTGGTCACCAGAAAAATAATTTCGCCTTAAAATGCGGCCTAAGGCACCAGTTACAGGTCACCGAAATTGGTACAACTTTGAGGGAGATAAAATAA
- a CDS encoding Spy/CpxP family protein refolding chaperone: MKQMNPKTLLVIITVLLASNIILLGTYFIRNRSQHGRSGSDRSPVEYMTRELKLDQQQTEQFRSLWEANRNRNKALYDSLRTARERLYGYLKQEPQPDSLITITSASMAGMEQTLILNNYRHFRELRKICNPEQQVKLDTLITRMGKRGSRRK, encoded by the coding sequence ATGAAACAAATGAATCCCAAAACCCTGCTGGTGATCATCACCGTTTTACTGGCATCGAATATCATCTTGCTGGGAACTTACTTCATCCGAAACCGCAGCCAGCATGGAAGATCGGGCAGCGACAGGTCGCCCGTAGAGTATATGACCAGGGAATTGAAACTGGACCAACAACAAACCGAACAGTTCAGGAGTTTATGGGAGGCTAACCGTAATAGGAACAAAGCCCTGTATGACTCATTGAGAACAGCCAGGGAAAGGCTTTATGGTTACCTGAAACAGGAGCCACAGCCGGATAGCCTGATCACAATTACCTCAGCCTCCATGGCAGGAATGGAACAAACCCTCATCCTGAATAATTACCGGCATTTCAGGGAACTCAGGAAGATCTGCAACCCGGAACAACAGGTAAAGTTGGATACCCTTATTACCAGGATGGGCAAAAGGGGTAGCCGAAGAAAATGA
- a CDS encoding RNA polymerase sigma factor produces the protein MNEKELFERLIQRDDSAFRILVEGWKDRIYNTALGLVQDEEDAADIAQEVFVSAWLGLNSYRGDAGITTWLYRITVNKCMDLLRKRKRKLLWSKLFHSGREEDPEENNALEFHHPGVLLEKKQEAAILLTAIRQLPGNQRIAFSLQKIEGLSQQEISAIMEISEGAVESLLQRAKTNLKKYLNSYLKQNNQL, from the coding sequence TTGAACGAAAAGGAACTGTTCGAAAGATTAATTCAGCGAGATGATTCAGCCTTCAGGATCCTGGTAGAAGGCTGGAAGGACAGGATATATAATACCGCCCTGGGTTTGGTACAGGATGAAGAAGATGCAGCAGATATCGCCCAGGAAGTATTCGTATCGGCTTGGTTAGGGTTGAATTCCTATAGGGGTGACGCTGGCATTACCACCTGGCTATACAGGATAACCGTAAACAAATGCATGGACCTGCTACGGAAGAGAAAAAGGAAGTTACTGTGGAGCAAGCTCTTTCATTCGGGACGGGAAGAGGACCCAGAGGAAAATAATGCTTTGGAATTTCACCATCCGGGGGTATTGCTGGAGAAAAAGCAGGAGGCTGCCATCTTATTGACAGCGATCAGGCAATTACCCGGCAACCAACGGATAGCTTTCAGTTTGCAGAAAATTGAAGGCTTAAGCCAACAGGAGATCAGTGCGATCATGGAGATTTCGGAAGGCGCAGTGGAATCGCTGTTACAACGGGCTAAAACGAACCTGAAAAAATACCTGAACAGTTACTTGAAACAAAATAACCAACTATGA
- a CDS encoding TonB-dependent receptor, translating into MRIIVVVLIGIISCLELQAQQTVKGVITGKQDGKPLVGATVRISNSSFSRNVVTTANGQFSFSGIPNGSYKIGVSFIGFEAWEKVITLQGKPIDLGTITLDKSSKSLDEVVVKATTPPAQQKGDTVQFNASQFKVNADANVEDLVKKMPGVQVENGQVKAQGENVRKVTIDGREFFGDDATAALRNLPADVVDKIQVFDRLSDQAQLTGVDDGQGYKAINIVTKEDRRNGQFGRVYAGYGTDDRYQAGGSVNFFNKERRISIVGLFNNINQQNFTGSDILGLTGGGSGRGGGSGRGGPGGGNSDNFQVAGQRGITTTNSVGVNFSDLWGKNFNVSGSYFFNNSKNDNNSVSNREQFITPDSSTFYREVSSARNNTSSHRINMRMEYKIDSNNTLIITPSFNFQENNNRSDLSGLQSLQSSNPISATQNLSRTTGNGYNFNNTVLFRHAFHNRRRSIAVGITTGLNNRNSTQEVTAISTFYKTIPPDVDSLLQQQIAETKGYSLSTNITYNEPIGKKGTLQVSYNPSYSNSDADQRTWKFDESTGKFSQLDTSLSNVFSNQITTQRGGITYRYGDRDKMLAIGLDAQEATLKNNQTYPQQGVLNKKFSNVLPNAMFRWKLSDKSNIRLFYRSNTNNPGVGQLQNVINNTNPLFLTTGNPELEQSVTNRFGGRYSYTNSRKGTSFFANLFANQTDNFITNATYTAFQDSVLTPTVTLFRGSQLSKPINLDGYWNINSLLTYSFPIKPIKSNLTLNGGLTFVRTPGLINNASNIANSITYSGGLVLASNISEYVDFNLNYTANYSEVKNSFQQTLDNNYFSQLAGLSVNLTSKKGWLFQTEINNQLYRGLTAAFNQDFWLWNMAIGKKFLKDQKGDLRLSVFDLLKQNRSISRTIAANYIEDVQTQVLTQYFMLTFYYRIKNFGKAPAAPRRQTGPGNPFF; encoded by the coding sequence ATGCGAATCATTGTAGTAGTATTGATCGGAATTATTTCATGCCTGGAACTACAGGCACAGCAAACCGTAAAGGGAGTGATCACGGGCAAACAGGATGGCAAGCCACTAGTCGGAGCAACCGTCAGGATCAGCAACAGCAGTTTTTCCCGCAATGTCGTTACCACAGCCAATGGCCAGTTCAGTTTTTCGGGAATCCCCAACGGCTCCTACAAAATAGGGGTATCATTTATTGGTTTTGAAGCCTGGGAAAAAGTGATCACCCTTCAGGGCAAGCCTATTGACCTGGGCACCATCACCTTGGACAAATCTTCGAAAAGCCTGGATGAGGTCGTGGTAAAAGCAACGACACCGCCAGCCCAGCAGAAAGGCGATACAGTCCAGTTCAATGCAAGCCAATTCAAGGTAAATGCGGACGCCAATGTTGAAGACCTGGTCAAGAAAATGCCGGGTGTCCAGGTAGAAAATGGCCAGGTTAAAGCTCAGGGGGAAAATGTCAGGAAGGTAACCATTGATGGCAGGGAATTCTTTGGGGATGATGCTACTGCAGCCCTGCGCAACCTGCCCGCGGATGTGGTGGACAAGATACAGGTATTTGACCGCTTAAGCGACCAGGCACAGTTGACTGGTGTTGATGACGGGCAAGGATACAAGGCCATTAATATTGTTACGAAAGAGGACCGCAGGAATGGACAGTTTGGAAGGGTATATGCAGGCTATGGAACCGATGACCGCTACCAGGCGGGGGGATCAGTCAACTTTTTCAATAAGGAACGGAGGATATCGATCGTTGGACTTTTTAACAACATCAACCAGCAGAACTTCACCGGTTCCGACATCCTAGGACTGACCGGCGGGGGCAGCGGAAGAGGCGGGGGCAGCGGAAGGGGTGGTCCCGGTGGCGGCAATAGCGACAATTTCCAGGTAGCTGGCCAAAGGGGCATCACCACCACTAACTCAGTAGGGGTCAACTTCAGCGACCTTTGGGGAAAGAATTTCAACGTATCAGGCAGCTACTTCTTCAACAACTCAAAAAACGACAATAATTCGGTTTCCAACCGGGAACAGTTCATCACACCTGACTCAAGCACGTTCTATCGTGAAGTGTCCTCTGCCCGGAATAATACCAGCAGCCATCGGATCAATATGCGGATGGAGTATAAGATAGATTCCAACAACACCCTGATCATTACCCCATCTTTCAACTTCCAGGAAAACAATAACAGGTCTGACCTTAGTGGTCTCCAGAGCCTCCAAAGCTCCAATCCGATCAGTGCTACCCAAAACCTTAGCAGGACCACTGGCAATGGTTACAACTTTAATAATACTGTCCTTTTCAGGCACGCCTTCCACAACAGGCGAAGGTCTATCGCCGTAGGGATCACAACAGGGCTGAACAACCGAAATTCAACGCAGGAGGTAACAGCCATTTCAACCTTCTACAAAACAATCCCCCCGGATGTGGACTCCCTCCTGCAACAGCAGATAGCTGAAACAAAAGGGTATTCCCTTTCCACCAATATCACGTACAATGAACCGATTGGTAAGAAAGGGACATTGCAGGTCAGCTATAACCCTTCCTATTCCAACAGCGATGCAGACCAGCGGACCTGGAAGTTTGATGAGTCGACCGGAAAATTCAGCCAACTGGACACCAGCTTATCCAATGTTTTCAGCAACCAGATTACTACACAAAGGGGAGGTATTACCTACCGCTACGGCGACAGGGATAAAATGCTAGCCATCGGCCTGGATGCACAGGAAGCCACACTGAAGAACAACCAGACCTACCCGCAGCAAGGTGTCCTGAATAAAAAATTCAGTAACGTATTACCCAATGCCATGTTCCGCTGGAAACTCAGCGACAAGAGCAATATCCGTTTGTTCTATCGCAGCAATACCAATAATCCGGGTGTGGGACAATTGCAAAATGTGATCAACAATACCAATCCATTGTTCCTGACAACCGGTAATCCGGAACTCGAACAGTCGGTGACCAACCGTTTTGGCGGCAGGTATAGTTATACCAATAGCCGTAAGGGCACCAGCTTCTTCGCTAACCTTTTCGCTAACCAGACAGATAACTTTATCACCAACGCAACGTATACAGCCTTCCAGGATTCAGTACTTACCCCTACAGTTACGCTTTTCAGGGGATCGCAATTATCAAAGCCTATTAACCTGGATGGCTACTGGAATATCAATTCACTGCTGACCTATTCCTTTCCAATAAAACCGATCAAATCAAACCTTACCCTGAATGGAGGCCTGACCTTTGTTCGCACGCCCGGTCTCATCAACAATGCCAGCAATATTGCCAATAGCATTACCTATTCCGGGGGACTGGTACTGGCCAGTAACATCAGTGAGTATGTCGACTTCAACCTGAATTACACGGCCAATTACAGCGAGGTAAAGAACAGCTTCCAGCAAACACTTGACAATAATTATTTTTCCCAGCTTGCCGGACTTTCGGTTAACCTTACCAGTAAGAAAGGCTGGTTGTTCCAGACAGAGATCAACAATCAATTGTATCGCGGTTTAACAGCAGCTTTTAACCAGGATTTCTGGCTCTGGAACATGGCCATTGGCAAAAAATTCCTGAAAGACCAGAAAGGGGACCTCAGGCTATCCGTATTCGACCTCCTGAAGCAGAACAGGAGCATCAGCAGGACCATTGCAGCCAACTATATAGAAGATGTACAGACGCAGGTGCTGACCCAATACTTTATGCTTACTTTCTATTACCGGATCAAGAATTTTGGCAAGGCTCCCGCCGCCCCAAGAAGGCAAACGGGACCTGGCAACCCATTCTTTTAG
- a CDS encoding S66 peptidase family protein, translating into MVVPPYLKKGDCIGLVCPAGFMPMERWKTCTDVLQEWGYRVKLGATMMSSSGNYFSGTDAERLDDLQRMIDAPEVQAVLCGRGGYGLGRIVEQIDFKRFRKSPKWIIGFSDITVLHAHLNRNLKIASLHAPMAGAFNDGGDKTEYVLSLRKALEGKKGKYSALPHHFNQPGAAEGSLVGGNLTLVAHLIGTGSAYKTKGKILFLEDVGEYLYNIDRMMYQLKRSGVLDGLAGLVIGGFTDSKDTERPFGKNAIEIIKDIVQEYDYPVCFNFPVSHGQENYALKVGLPYKLKVGKDIVRLSER; encoded by the coding sequence ATGGTAGTACCACCTTATCTAAAGAAAGGAGATTGTATCGGCCTGGTTTGTCCTGCTGGCTTCATGCCGATGGAAAGATGGAAGACATGCACTGATGTCCTGCAGGAATGGGGATACAGGGTGAAACTTGGCGCGACCATGATGAGCAGTTCTGGCAATTATTTTTCCGGCACGGATGCCGAAAGGTTGGATGATCTCCAGCGGATGATCGATGCCCCTGAGGTGCAGGCAGTGCTTTGTGGAAGGGGAGGCTATGGTTTGGGTAGGATTGTTGAACAAATCGATTTCAAACGCTTCCGGAAATCACCCAAATGGATCATTGGGTTCAGTGATATTACCGTGTTACATGCCCACCTCAACCGCAACCTGAAGATAGCCTCGCTCCACGCTCCCATGGCAGGGGCATTCAATGATGGTGGTGACAAGACGGAATATGTGCTTTCCCTTCGCAAGGCGCTTGAGGGGAAGAAGGGAAAGTATTCAGCCTTGCCCCATCATTTCAACCAACCGGGTGCGGCCGAGGGAAGTCTTGTCGGCGGCAATCTCACGCTGGTAGCGCATTTGATTGGAACCGGGTCAGCTTACAAGACAAAGGGTAAGATCCTTTTCCTGGAGGACGTTGGGGAATATTTATACAATATCGATCGCATGATGTACCAGTTAAAAAGGTCCGGGGTTTTGGATGGACTCGCCGGATTGGTGATCGGTGGTTTTACAGATAGTAAGGATACTGAGCGACCATTTGGAAAGAACGCTATTGAGATCATTAAGGATATAGTGCAGGAGTATGATTATCCGGTTTGTTTTAATTTTCCGGTAAGTCATGGCCAGGAAAACTATGCACTGAAAGTTGGCCTTCCCTATAAGTTGAAAGTTGGCAAGGATATTGTTCGGTTGTCTGAACGCTAG
- a CDS encoding hydrogen peroxide-inducible genes activator, whose amino-acid sequence MTIVQLEYILAVDEHRHFATAAASCFVTQPTLSMQIQKLEEELGIKLFDRSRQPVVPTAIGEVLLVHARRIINEVKQLEDVVKEKQGLIHGELKLGIIPTLAPYLLPLFLQSFLDKYPDVQLKVKEMTTDSLVEALHKGHLDMGLIVTPLQHNSIREYPMFYEEMVAYVSKKNAAYKKTYMLAKDIDVHDLWLLEEGHCFRSQMLNLCELQKAHKDLLLFEYEAGSLETLKRMVEMNRGITILPELATLDLTSSQQKLIRHFRSPSPMREVSLVTTKTFVKQKLLQTIREEILASLPDKLRKNKPRNIIPVSE is encoded by the coding sequence ATGACAATCGTTCAGTTAGAGTATATCCTGGCTGTGGATGAGCACCGGCATTTTGCAACTGCTGCCGCCAGTTGCTTTGTAACACAGCCTACCCTGAGTATGCAGATCCAGAAGCTGGAGGAAGAGCTGGGGATCAAGTTATTTGACCGCAGCCGTCAACCCGTTGTGCCTACAGCAATCGGGGAGGTGTTACTGGTTCATGCGAGGAGGATCATCAACGAAGTGAAACAGCTGGAAGATGTAGTGAAGGAAAAACAGGGGTTGATTCATGGTGAGCTTAAATTGGGCATCATCCCGACATTGGCGCCCTACCTGCTTCCCCTTTTCCTGCAGAGTTTCCTGGATAAATACCCTGATGTGCAGTTAAAGGTGAAGGAAATGACCACTGACAGTCTGGTGGAAGCCTTGCATAAGGGGCACCTGGACATGGGGTTGATCGTTACCCCATTGCAACATAATTCTATCCGGGAGTATCCCATGTTTTATGAAGAGATGGTAGCCTATGTCTCTAAAAAGAATGCTGCCTACAAAAAGACCTATATGCTGGCCAAGGATATTGATGTGCATGACCTGTGGTTGTTGGAAGAAGGGCATTGCTTTCGATCCCAGATGCTGAACCTGTGTGAGCTGCAGAAAGCCCATAAAGACCTGCTCCTATTTGAGTACGAAGCCGGAAGCCTTGAAACCCTGAAACGGATGGTTGAGATGAACAGGGGAATTACTATTCTCCCGGAACTGGCTACCCTTGACCTTACTTCCAGCCAACAGAAGCTGATCAGGCATTTCCGTTCACCTTCGCCGATGCGGGAAGTGAGCCTGGTTACGACCAAAACCTTTGTCAAACAGAAACTATTGCAGACGATCAGGGAGGAGATCCTTGCCAGCCTGCCGGACAAACTCAGGAAGAATAAGCCAAGGAATATTATCCCGGTCAGCGAGTGA
- a CDS encoding alpha/beta hydrolase, with the protein MRWFRWLKLAILLYALIGIAVYYLQDYFLFHPEPLNRSSKLNTNQPHKDINIPFDANSNLNIVQFTTAQPGSKGVVLYFHGNRKNIEWYARFAPNFTRRGYEVWMIDYPGFGKSTGDFTEERLYAYAGQLYKLARNRFNKNSIIIYGKSMGTGIAAQLGSVKDCRMLILETPYYSLKDLVGHFLPIYPISRMLHYSLPTNEYLPKVIAPIIIFQGNDDGVIPYSQASRLKPLLKQSDEFITIDGGSHNDLDKYPLYQKKLDTILTR; encoded by the coding sequence ATGAGATGGTTCCGCTGGTTAAAATTGGCAATCTTGCTTTATGCCCTGATCGGGATAGCAGTTTATTACCTGCAGGATTATTTCCTGTTCCATCCCGAACCCCTGAACAGGTCATCCAAGCTCAATACCAACCAGCCCCATAAAGACATCAACATTCCATTTGATGCCAACTCTAACCTGAATATTGTCCAATTCACCACTGCGCAGCCAGGATCAAAAGGGGTGGTCCTTTATTTTCACGGCAACAGGAAAAATATTGAATGGTATGCCCGTTTTGCCCCAAATTTCACCCGAAGGGGCTACGAGGTTTGGATGATAGACTATCCCGGATTCGGGAAAAGTACCGGTGATTTCACCGAGGAAAGGCTTTACGCATATGCAGGGCAGTTATACAAACTGGCAAGAAACCGTTTCAACAAGAACAGCATCATCATCTACGGTAAAAGTATGGGCACGGGAATTGCCGCCCAACTGGGTTCGGTTAAGGATTGCCGTATGCTCATCCTGGAAACCCCTTATTATTCCCTTAAAGACCTTGTTGGGCATTTCCTTCCGATCTATCCCATCAGCAGGATGCTTCATTACAGTTTACCCACCAATGAATACCTGCCAAAGGTCATTGCCCCCATCATCATTTTCCAGGGCAACGACGACGGGGTCATTCCCTATTCGCAGGCATCCAGGCTGAAGCCATTGCTGAAGCAATCTGATGAATTCATCACCATTGATGGCGGAAGCCACAATGACCTGGATAAATATCCCCTTTACCAAAAAAAGCTGGATACCATCCTCACTCGCTGA